A single Prevotella sp. E15-22 DNA region contains:
- a CDS encoding di-heme oxidoredictase family protein, which yields MLSAVMLAACSDDNDSLSDLGGLVPEEQVFGKETGNFSAEEWYPGGQLGTTEKASYSAISPAAEAAGMVEDFTTGEGFFEKLYTLEQEPRKGLGPAWVRNSCIACHPSYGHGKRQTEYRANQIGNGYLLVIYHPDTNGYIAEVTGMPQTQAMAPFKAPIDENQIRIDWKEVTAMESGLPMAFADGEKYSLIYPEVTIPQTAFNTNPKPTNYEVRLESTIGIYGTGLLDAIDDEDIEAQWRGESKYVELNPNMWDKEAGTFKSSAYYSANYNDLGTFRDGQHGPLKRFTYAMTRGSLQDGAGSNAIWNITNVTRSDRHFLYTTPAWALAQSQDPEVIKYIKEHGASPLSLWHPYYADGTDEGIAQRVNELLSCSSIAKKETFEKYLFNGAPYNGKDEMSDKQYYQFMVWHRGLAVPAARHLNDKKVQRGKELFTKIGCAQCHRPSWKTGADDMWVDASIKAYAKSVGKDAKKMLPKYPNQTIWPYTDMVQHRLMMKNDIRTGWCRTTPLWGRGLSRQLTGADDRLHDCRARTVVEAIMWHGYSKKSDGYRAAEKFYQLDKDDRDALVKFVESI from the coding sequence ATGCTGTCAGCAGTGATGCTGGCAGCATGTTCCGATGATAACGATAGCTTAAGCGACCTGGGTGGTCTAGTACCCGAGGAACAAGTATTTGGAAAGGAAACAGGTAATTTTTCAGCCGAGGAATGGTATCCTGGCGGACAGCTGGGAACCACCGAGAAAGCCAGCTATTCGGCCATTAGTCCAGCTGCTGAGGCTGCAGGAATGGTGGAGGACTTCACCACGGGTGAGGGCTTCTTTGAGAAACTCTATACGCTGGAGCAGGAGCCTCGCAAGGGTTTGGGTCCTGCCTGGGTACGCAACTCATGTATTGCCTGTCATCCCAGCTATGGTCATGGCAAGCGCCAGACAGAGTATCGTGCCAACCAGATTGGCAATGGTTACCTTCTGGTTATCTATCACCCTGATACCAACGGTTATATCGCGGAGGTGACGGGTATGCCTCAGACACAGGCAATGGCTCCTTTCAAGGCGCCTATCGACGAGAACCAGATTCGCATCGATTGGAAAGAGGTGACGGCCATGGAGAGTGGACTGCCCATGGCGTTTGCTGATGGCGAGAAGTACTCGCTCATCTATCCTGAGGTGACCATCCCTCAGACGGCCTTCAACACCAACCCTAAGCCCACCAACTATGAGGTGCGTCTGGAGTCAACCATCGGTATCTACGGCACAGGTCTTCTTGATGCCATCGACGATGAGGACATCGAGGCTCAATGGAGGGGCGAGTCGAAGTATGTGGAACTGAATCCTAATATGTGGGACAAGGAGGCAGGCACCTTTAAGTCGTCGGCCTACTATTCTGCCAACTACAACGACCTGGGCACCTTCCGCGATGGTCAGCATGGTCCGCTGAAGCGCTTCACCTATGCCATGACACGTGGCTCGCTGCAGGATGGTGCTGGCTCTAACGCCATTTGGAACATCACCAACGTGACACGTAGTGACCGCCATTTCCTCTACACCACACCTGCATGGGCCTTGGCTCAGAGTCAGGACCCTGAGGTCATCAAGTATATCAAGGAGCATGGCGCCTCACCTCTCAGTCTATGGCATCCTTACTATGCCGATGGCACCGATGAGGGTATTGCCCAGCGTGTGAACGAGTTGCTGAGTTGCTCGTCGATAGCCAAGAAGGAGACCTTCGAGAAGTACCTCTTCAATGGTGCCCCCTATAATGGCAAGGACGAGATGAGCGACAAACAGTATTATCAGTTCATGGTGTGGCATCGCGGACTGGCTGTGCCTGCTGCCCGTCACCTGAACGACAAGAAGGTGCAGCGTGGCAAGGAGCTGTTTACGAAGATTGGCTGTGCCCAGTGTCACCGTCCCTCATGGAAGACGGGTGCCGACGATATGTGGGTGGATGCCAGCATCAAGGCCTATGCCAAGAGTGTGGGCAAGGATGCCAAGAAGATGCTGCCTAAGTATCCCAACCAGACCATCTGGCCTTATACGGATATGGTGCAGCACCGCCTGATGATGAAGAACGACATCCGTACGGGCTGGTGTCGCACCACGCCGCTGTGGGGCCGAGGCCTCTCGCGCCAGTTGACAGGTGCCGACGACCGCTTGCACGACTGTCGTGCACGTACCGTTGTCGAGGCTATCATGTGGCACGGCTATTCAAAGAAGTCTGATGGCTATCGCGCTGCCGAGAAGTTCTATCAGTTGGACAAGGATGATCGCGACGCGTTGGTGAAATTCGTCGAGTCAATATAA
- the ccsA gene encoding cytochrome c biogenesis protein → MKKAIVLLYIVVVVVMAAATIVERYQGTDYVSEHYYGAWWFSALWALLAAAGIFWFLKQRVRRLSVVLLHLSLVVILLGALLTHLTAVRGVVPLRKGVLTNEYLTRDMYLHQLPFTICLEDFEVQFYEGSDMPSDYISYVRIDGEPVTISMNNIASKNGIRLYQMDFDADLEGSILSMNSDPWGTPITYVGYALLFVTLVWMLADPKGGFRYELSQLRNHRTALTVFAVAILVCFVFLMNHFLGKYSPENHPLPVLNSRLLPIHIATIMMAYTLLFFIFLSSLVGIIRPKLRQTTLHLSQLLLFPAIAFLCYGIFIGAIWANVSWGTYWSWDPKETWALITLMVYAVPAHRSIRMNRHVYMTLAFLTILITYFGVNFFLGGMHSYA, encoded by the coding sequence ATGAAGAAAGCTATTGTTTTACTCTATATTGTGGTGGTTGTCGTGATGGCAGCCGCCACGATTGTTGAGCGATATCAGGGCACAGACTATGTGTCGGAGCATTACTATGGTGCCTGGTGGTTCTCGGCCCTGTGGGCCCTCCTTGCTGCTGCCGGCATCTTCTGGTTCCTGAAGCAGCGGGTGCGCCGACTGTCGGTGGTACTGCTCCATCTGTCGCTGGTGGTCATCCTGCTGGGAGCCCTGCTCACTCACCTCACGGCTGTGCGTGGTGTGGTGCCCCTGCGCAAGGGCGTACTTACTAATGAGTATCTTACGCGCGACATGTACCTGCACCAGTTGCCCTTCACAATCTGTCTGGAGGACTTCGAGGTGCAGTTCTATGAGGGTAGCGACATGCCGTCCGACTATATCTCGTATGTGCGTATCGACGGCGAGCCTGTGACCATCTCGATGAACAACATCGCCAGTAAGAATGGCATCCGCCTGTATCAGATGGACTTCGACGCCGACCTGGAGGGCAGTATCCTTTCCATGAATAGCGACCCTTGGGGCACGCCAATCACCTATGTGGGCTATGCGCTGCTCTTTGTGACGCTCGTCTGGATGCTCGCCGACCCTAAGGGTGGCTTCCGTTATGAGCTGTCGCAGTTGCGCAATCATCGTACTGCACTGACGGTCTTCGCCGTGGCTATCCTTGTGTGCTTCGTCTTCCTGATGAATCACTTCCTGGGTAAATACTCGCCCGAGAACCATCCCCTGCCAGTGCTCAACTCGCGTTTGCTGCCCATCCATATTGCCACCATCATGATGGCCTACACCCTGCTGTTCTTTATCTTCCTGAGCAGTCTGGTGGGCATTATCAGACCCAAGCTCCGTCAGACAACGCTCCACCTGTCGCAGCTCCTGCTGTTCCCTGCCATTGCCTTCTTGTGCTATGGTATCTTCATTGGTGCTATATGGGCTAATGTGTCGTGGGGCACCTACTGGTCGTGGGACCCTAAGGAGACGTGGGCGCTCATCACCCTGATGGTTTATGCTGTTCCTGCCCATCGCAGCATCCGCATGAACCGTCATGTGTATATGACGCTGGCGTTTCTCACCATCCTCATCACCTATTTTGGTGTGAACTTCTTCCTGGGTGGTATGCACTCATATGCTTAA
- a CDS encoding TetR/AcrR family transcriptional regulator produces the protein MQVKKDYTREQIVEVARRIFLRQGYAKTSMRDIAAGVGIGVSNIYNYFKCKDELFRHIVSPLTAELERMMREHHNVEGQVDFLCYATGQSNGMVGDHVKEYMLLINNHRDELKLLLYQSQGSSLENYIDTYTDECTKMVLEFMNEFKRKYPEYGVIQTPFTYHVHMVWMFSFISEVIKHNLPADEIRRAIEDYIKFEFGGWRTLMNTK, from the coding sequence ATGCAGGTAAAAAAGGACTATACACGTGAACAGATTGTGGAGGTGGCCCGCAGGATCTTTTTGCGTCAGGGCTACGCCAAGACCTCGATGCGCGACATTGCGGCTGGGGTGGGCATTGGCGTGAGTAATATCTATAACTATTTCAAGTGTAAGGACGAGCTGTTTCGCCATATCGTATCGCCACTCACGGCTGAGTTGGAGCGCATGATGCGTGAACATCACAATGTGGAGGGTCAGGTCGACTTCCTCTGCTATGCCACAGGTCAGAGCAATGGGATGGTGGGTGACCATGTGAAGGAGTATATGCTGCTCATTAATAACCATCGCGACGAGCTGAAACTGCTGCTTTATCAGTCGCAGGGCTCCTCGCTCGAGAACTATATCGACACCTACACGGACGAGTGCACCAAGATGGTTCTGGAGTTTATGAATGAGTTTAAGCGCAAATACCCTGAGTATGGCGTCATCCAAACACCCTTCACCTACCATGTGCATATGGTGTGGATGTTCAGTTTCATCTCCGAGGTCATCAAGCATAACCTACCTGCCGACGAGATACGACGCGCCATCGAGGACTACATCAAGTTTGAGTTTGGAGGGTGGCGCACGCTGATGAACACGAAATAG
- a CDS encoding RND family transporter yields MKIEKINELFARFAGQLLRRRWLVLATFVLVMIMSVIGMKRMVKETSFDDYFIEDDPMLVMTDEFKSHFGNDYYVGVLTQCDNHFTQENLATLRALSNELLDSLSYADKVTSLTDIEFMVGSDEGMTIEQIVPDEIPEDGTAAMDSIKARAYSKPHVARKLISQDGRLSWIMVKLRTFPKDSVWKQQGTVAPDIITGQEVERIIKKPAYASLHPKGTGMPYVTNCKTVYIGQEMSRLMMIATIVCMLVMLCMTRSLRGVLAPIISVVGGLFITYGIAGWTKMYVDSTVLMIPTILAFAVAIAYNIHIFSYFRGRMRIHGERRKAVVETLREIGWSVFFCGFTTLVSLLSFLVIPIRPMHCVGVISSMSVLFVLLTSLIISPVLLSFGKNKQPKKGFTDESDTRWTAAMVKLSDVVLRNPKKIGWSFLVVCLVLCVGLWKIEAAFDIERTMGEDVPYVKEVMDVGRSELGSLYSYDLIVELSHNDEAKEPDNLHRLDELQQQVGTYDLTKRTTSILDILKDLNQTLNDGDTAYYRVPDTEEEVAQEILLYENAGGTESEYWVDYDYRRLRLMVEISDFNSAQVEREMARIQQDAQELFPGAKITTVGNIPQYVTMMQYLVRGQMLSFVISILIIGIILMIAFQSIRVGLIGLIPNMMPAIFVGGYMGWMGVPLDMMTATLLPMMLGMAVDDTIHFINHSKLEFDRTHHYREAIRRTFRVVGVAIVITSIITSAVFAGFCTSACTMCINFGLMAVIGILSALAADLLVTPILVNKCKVFGKK; encoded by the coding sequence ATGAAGATTGAAAAGATTAATGAGTTGTTCGCGCGGTTTGCTGGACAACTGCTGCGCAGGCGCTGGCTGGTGCTGGCGACCTTTGTGCTGGTGATGATCATGTCGGTGATTGGCATGAAGCGGATGGTGAAGGAGACGTCGTTCGACGACTATTTCATTGAGGACGACCCTATGCTGGTGATGACTGATGAGTTTAAGTCGCACTTCGGCAACGACTACTACGTGGGCGTGCTGACGCAATGTGACAACCACTTTACACAGGAAAATCTTGCCACGCTGCGAGCCCTCTCCAACGAACTGCTGGACAGTCTGTCGTATGCCGACAAGGTGACATCGCTCACCGATATCGAGTTTATGGTGGGCAGCGACGAGGGCATGACCATCGAGCAGATTGTGCCTGATGAGATTCCTGAAGACGGCACTGCGGCGATGGACAGTATCAAAGCCCGTGCCTACAGTAAGCCACACGTGGCGCGCAAACTCATCTCGCAGGACGGCCGATTGTCGTGGATTATGGTGAAACTACGCACCTTCCCCAAGGACAGCGTGTGGAAGCAGCAGGGCACCGTGGCGCCTGATATCATCACGGGTCAGGAGGTGGAGCGCATTATCAAGAAGCCTGCCTATGCCTCACTGCATCCTAAAGGTACGGGCATGCCCTACGTCACCAACTGCAAGACCGTTTATATCGGACAGGAGATGAGTAGACTGATGATGATTGCCACCATCGTCTGCATGCTGGTGATGCTCTGCATGACACGCTCGCTGCGTGGTGTGCTGGCGCCGATTATCTCGGTGGTTGGCGGACTCTTTATCACCTACGGCATTGCGGGCTGGACGAAGATGTATGTTGACTCCACCGTACTGATGATTCCCACCATTCTGGCCTTTGCCGTGGCCATTGCCTATAACATCCATATCTTCTCGTATTTCCGCGGACGTATGCGCATTCACGGCGAGAGGCGCAAGGCCGTGGTCGAGACACTCAGGGAGATTGGCTGGTCGGTGTTCTTCTGCGGTTTCACCACACTGGTGTCGCTCCTGTCGTTCCTCGTTATCCCCATCCGTCCCATGCATTGTGTGGGTGTCATCAGTTCGATGAGCGTACTGTTCGTACTCCTCACGTCGCTGATTATCTCGCCCGTATTGCTGTCGTTTGGTAAAAACAAGCAACCCAAGAAGGGTTTTACCGATGAGAGCGACACGCGCTGGACGGCGGCAATGGTAAAGTTGAGTGACGTGGTATTACGTAATCCCAAGAAGATTGGCTGGTCGTTCCTTGTGGTATGTCTGGTGTTGTGCGTGGGTCTGTGGAAGATTGAGGCAGCCTTTGATATTGAGCGTACCATGGGCGAGGATGTGCCCTACGTAAAGGAGGTGATGGACGTGGGTCGTTCAGAGTTGGGCTCACTCTATTCCTACGACCTCATCGTGGAACTGTCTCACAACGATGAGGCCAAGGAGCCTGATAATCTGCACCGACTGGATGAGTTGCAGCAGCAAGTGGGTACGTACGACCTGACCAAGCGTACCACCTCGATTCTCGACATTCTGAAGGACCTGAACCAGACGCTCAACGATGGCGACACAGCCTACTATCGTGTGCCTGATACGGAAGAGGAGGTGGCGCAGGAAATTCTTCTCTACGAAAATGCTGGCGGTACGGAGTCCGAGTATTGGGTGGACTATGACTACCGCCGCCTTAGACTGATGGTTGAGATATCCGACTTCAACTCGGCGCAGGTGGAGCGTGAGATGGCGCGCATCCAGCAGGATGCCCAGGAACTGTTCCCTGGGGCGAAGATTACGACGGTAGGAAACATCCCGCAGTACGTCACCATGATGCAGTATCTGGTGCGTGGCCAGATGCTCTCGTTCGTCATCTCCATCCTCATCATCGGCATCATCCTGATGATTGCCTTCCAGAGCATCCGCGTGGGATTGATTGGACTTATCCCCAACATGATGCCTGCCATCTTCGTGGGTGGCTATATGGGTTGGATGGGTGTGCCGCTCGACATGATGACCGCCACGCTGTTGCCCATGATGTTGGGTATGGCTGTGGACGACACCATCCATTTCATCAATCACTCCAAGTTGGAGTTCGACCGCACGCACCACTATCGTGAGGCCATCCGTCGTACGTTCCGCGTGGTGGGTGTCGCCATCGTCATCACGTCTATCATCACCTCAGCCGTCTTTGCTGGCTTCTGCACCTCGGCCTGCACCATGTGTATCAACTTCGGTCTGATGGCTGTCATCGGCATTCTCTCGGCATTGGCTGCTGACCTTTTGGTAACGCCGATTCTTGTTAATAAGTGTAAGGTATTTGGTAAAAAGTAA
- a CDS encoding outer membrane lipoprotein-sorting protein — protein sequence MKKVLFIMAAFLLAASEMSGQQLTGRQVIQKVKDRADGDTRYGEMELTLKKKNGSTRQRKVTSWAMDEGKDTKKMMFFTYPGDVKGTGFLTWDYDEIGKEDAKWLYLPAMKKTRRISGSSSKTDYFMGTDFTYDDMGQRHVDEDTHKLLREEMRGGHKCWVVESVPVDKHEIYSRKVSWIRQDCLIADHVEYYDKLNKLHRVLTIQEVKKIQGFWTVLKMEMKNVQTEHSTTIVVKNTQYDVKVDKALFTVAKLEKGL from the coding sequence ATGAAAAAGGTATTATTTATAATGGCTGCCTTTCTGTTGGCAGCAAGTGAGATGAGCGGTCAGCAGTTGACAGGCCGCCAAGTAATTCAGAAAGTAAAGGACCGTGCCGACGGCGATACGCGCTACGGTGAGATGGAACTGACGCTCAAAAAGAAGAACGGCAGCACGCGCCAGAGGAAGGTGACGTCGTGGGCGATGGACGAGGGTAAGGACACGAAGAAGATGATGTTCTTTACCTACCCAGGCGATGTGAAGGGCACGGGATTCTTGACCTGGGATTACGACGAGATTGGTAAGGAGGATGCGAAATGGCTCTACCTGCCAGCGATGAAGAAAACGCGCCGCATCAGCGGCTCGTCGTCGAAAACAGACTATTTTATGGGTACTGACTTTACGTATGACGACATGGGTCAGCGCCATGTGGATGAGGACACGCACAAGTTGCTGCGCGAGGAGATGCGTGGCGGGCATAAGTGCTGGGTGGTAGAGTCGGTACCTGTCGACAAGCATGAGATATATAGTCGCAAGGTGTCGTGGATTCGTCAGGACTGTTTGATAGCCGACCATGTAGAGTACTACGACAAACTGAACAAGTTGCACCGTGTGCTCACTATTCAGGAAGTGAAGAAGATTCAGGGCTTCTGGACCGTGCTGAAGATGGAGATGAAGAACGTGCAGACGGAGCACAGTACCACCATTGTGGTGAAGAACACGCAGTACGACGTAAAGGTGGACAAGGCGCTGTTTACGGTGGCTAAACTGGAAAAAGGCTTATGA